A section of the Cardiocondyla obscurior isolate alpha-2009 unplaced genomic scaffold, Cobs3.1 scaffold31_0_849067, whole genome shotgun sequence genome encodes:
- the LOC139112602 gene encoding uncharacterized protein, producing MLDDKWARFKEHHEDLRRNHWNQVKTLDYLKNGHLDITEGIYLDQRTMLMEMISELRAKKVIVAEESRPRTIIPGPPKSVLPKVNIPRSSGQYEEWPLFRDLFGSLVIYDLSFSDVTRMYYLKSNVEGETEQLLRKYSTTDENFAAAWAALTDFYENTRLVVRSFYSLDVNLPKMKTSLAADLRRLYHSMTGTMDSLKGIGRPITSSEDLFVHFTIGMLDPKSRFEWEEVVKNTAQPPTYVELKTFLEKRLHLLESVLPEKSSAEQRLQERSTKPVRSHVSTKAAPSTVKDDRKRCALCRKNHFLMRCDAYKKKTAAKRKAFVESSGLCHNCLGNHPAANCFSQRNCAVCSDRHHTSLHDACRATSDVNTSIAFKSSHIIQRSREVQVAVLLATARVHVTDHMGATHRVRVFIDQGSETSFITETLAQRLRLLRMRGAVAVFGVGGCH from the coding sequence ATGCTGGACGATAAATGGGCTCGTTTCAAAGAGCACCACGAAGACTTACGTCGCAATCATTGGAATCAAGTCAAGACTCTTGATTACCTTAAAAATGGGCATCTTGACATTACCGAAGGCATTTATTTGGATCAGAGAACCATGCTGATGGAAATGATAAGTGAGCTGCGGGCGAAGAAGGTAATCGTGGCGGAAGAATCTCGGCCGCGCACCATAATCCCGGGTCCGCCGAAGTCAGTCTTGCCAAAAGTGAACATCCCACGCTCTTCGGGTCAATACGAAGAGTGGCCCTTGTTTCGCGATCTTTTTGGGTCGTTGGTCATCTACGACCTGTCGTTTTCCGACGTCACAAGAATGTACTACTTGAAATCGAACGTGGAAGGAGAGACCGAACAATTACTGCGAAAATATTCGACCACTGACGAGAATTTCGCAGCTGCCTGGGCGGCTCTCACCGATTTCTACGAGAACACTCGCTTGGTGGTGagatctttttattctttggaTGTCAATCTGCCGAAGATGAAGACAAGTTTGGCCGCCGACCTTCGACGCTTATATCATTCAATGACAGGGACAATGGACTCATTGAAGGGAATCGGAAGGCCTATCACGTCAAGTGAGGATTTGTTCGTGCATTTTACGATCGGAATGCTCGATCCGAAGTCGCGATTTGAGTGGGAAGAGGTCGTCAAGAACACCGCGCAGCCTCCTACGTACGTGGAGCTAAAAACCTTTTTAGAAAAAAGGTTGCATCTTCTCGAAAGCGTGCTGCCTGAGAAATCATCTGCGGAGCAGCGTTTACAGGAACGGTCAACCAAGCCCGTGCGTTCGCACGTTTCTACCAAGGCGGCGCCCTCAACCGTCAAGGACGACCGAAAGCGATGCGCGCTTTGCCGGAAGAATCATTTCCTCATGAGGTGCGAcgcttacaaaaaaaaaaccgctgCTAAACGGAAAGCTTTCGTGGAGTCTTCAGGGCTGTGCCATAATTGCTTGGGTAACCATCCAGCGGCCAATTGCTTCTCCCAGCGGAACTGTGCGGTGTGTTCTGATCGTCACCACACCTCTCTTCACGATGCATGTCGGGCTACGAGCGATGTAAATACGTCCATTGCATTTAAATCTTCCCACATCATACAACGATCAAGAGAGGTGCAGGTTGCCGTGCTTCTCGCCACCGCGCGCGTACACGTCACCGACCACATGGGAGCCACGCATCGAGTGCGTGTTTTCATCGACCAGGGATCCGAGACATCCTTTATAACTGAGACCCTCGCACAACGATTGAGATTACTTCGCATGCGGGGTGCTGTAGCCGTTTTTGGCGTAGGAGGCTGCCATTAA
- the LOC139112595 gene encoding uncharacterized protein, translating into MVDDPLSTLVRRFWEQKECGTDRHAKSPADLECEAHFSRTHSWDASGRYSVQLPCGETMPDLAGTRSLALRTLYSTEQRFARDETLREKYAAFLREYESLGHMTRVPSRQAASRVCYLPHHGVMKGDGLKAKIRVVFNGSAKLHNG; encoded by the coding sequence ATGGTGGACGATCCACTGTCCACTCTGGTACGGCGATTCTGGGAGCAGAAGGAGTGTGGAACGGACAGACACGCGAAATCACCGGCGGATCTAGAGTGCGAGGCACACTTTTCTCGTACTCATTCATGGGACGCTTCGGGCCGATACTCGGTGCAACTGCCGTGCGGAGAGACAATGCCCGACCTTGCGGGCACGCGATCACTCGCCCTTCGCACGCTTTACAGCACTGAACAACGGTTCGCTCGGGACGAAACCCTCCGAGAAAAATACGCGGCTTTCTTACGCGAATACGAGAGCCTCGGCCACATGACGCGCGTTCCGTCCCGTCAAGCGGCCTCACGAGTGTGCTACCTTCCACATCACGGTGTCATGAAGGGAGATGGGCTCAAGGCTAAGATCCGCGTTGTGTTCAATGGCTCGGCGAAGCTTCACAACGGCTAA
- the LOC139112594 gene encoding uncharacterized protein, with translation MYRQVLVHPSARDLQQILWRENLSAPVQEFQLNTITYGLACAPFLAIRVLLQLARDEGHRFFRGSAALQGHTYVNDILFGSDTVAEAIEALYELCNLCAARKFPLKKWAANSIDVLADIAEEDLSRPEWRPDSDEFSFCVSVRSFDAVTKRTVLSQAAQLFDPLGWLAPAIVQAKIFFQGLWLQALD, from the exons ATGTACCGCCAGGTTCTAGTTCATCCTTCGGCTAGAGACTTGCAACAAATCCTCTGGCGGGAAAATTTGTCGGCACCTGTACAGGAGTTCCAGCTTAACACGATTACTTATGGACTCGCCTGCGCTCCGTTCCTTGCCATACGGGTGCTCCTGCAGTTGGCGCGGGATGAAGGCCATCGATTTTTTCGGGGCTCGGCCGCACTTCAGGGTCATACGTATGTAAACGACATACTCTTCGGTAGCGACACTGTTGCAGAGGCCATCGAGGCGCTGTATGAACTGTGCAATCTCTGCGCGGCAAGAAAATTTCCCCTGAAAAAGTGGGCCGCAAACTCGATCGATGTGTTGGCCGATATCGCGGAGGAGGATCTTTCGCGGCCCGAG TGGAGGCCGGACTCGGATGAATTCTCATTCTGCGTGTCGGTTCGATCATTCGATGCAGTGACAAAGCGTACGGTTCTGTCACAGGCTGCACAGCTGTTCGATCCGCTGGGCTGGCTAGCCCCGGCTATTGTGCAAgccaaaattttctttcaaggCTTATGGTTGCAGGCTCTTGATTAG